CGGCACGAGCACCCCCCAAAAATAGCCGCCTCCAAGGCTCCAATACTATCTGTCATGGAAGTAGCCATGGCAAAATGCTGAGCCACCTGGTCAGAGCCGCTCGGAACAAGGGCAAGATACCCTAGGAGGGTATTTCGCAGGGACCGCTGAGCCATGGCCGCCGTGGTCATTTCGAAGGAATCTTGATGAAGTGCTGCGTAGCGTGCAGAAAAAACAGAAGCACAGCCGTGGGCCACGCCATCTCGCAGGGCCTGGCGCACGTGGTGTATTGCTTCCACGGGAACCGTATCAAACCATCCGGCCAGCTCCGACTCTGCAGGAAGAGTGAGCATCTCCGCCACAAAGGCAGGATCAAGGGATTGGTCTTCCACAAGAGCTGCTGCAATCTCACACACAGATGGTGGCACCTGAACAGTTTTGCCCCCTTGCATGGCAGAAACCATGGCCACAATCTCCTTTTTCAAGAGCATCTGCCACGCATCCCAGCGGGAGAAATCATCCTCCTCATGCAGAATTAATACGTGAAGATCCTCCGTCTCCAAAGGATGAATAAGCCGCACGGGAGCGGAAAATCCACGAAAGAGCGATACCACAGGGGCGGTGTCTACCTCCTCAAAGACCCATGTTTGCGTAGCCTGTTGTAGCGAAAGAACCTCATTTTGGCGTGTCTGTGCACGCACGAGGGGAATACGTTCACCGGTTTTGGAAAACAGGGCCGTATTCACAGGGATGTGCAGGGGCTTCTTAGGACTTTTGTCTGCCGTGGGTGGAGTTTTTTGACATAGGGTAAGACGCAGAGTCTTTTGAGCCCGGTCCCACTCATAGGACGCCCGGACTTCAGGGGTTCCTGCTTGAGAATACCACCGCCGAAACTGTGTAAGATCTTCCCCGCTTCCTGCTTCCATGGCCGCAATAAAATCTTCACATGTAACCGCATGACCATCGTGACGGCGTACATAGGTCTGCATACCCTCTTGAAAACGATTCTCTCCCAGAAGGGTGTGAATCATGCGAATTACCTCGGCCCCCTTTTCATAAATGGTCACTGTATAGAAATTACTCATTTCTATCACCTCTTCCGGACGAATGGGGTGTGCCATGGGGCCGGCATCTTCGCGAAACTGGTGACTGCGAATCATGCGTACATTTTTAATACGATGTACCGCCCGGGATCCACGATCGGCGGAAAACTCCTGATCTCGAAATACGGTGAGTCCCTCTTTCAGAGAAAGTTCAAACCAGTCACGACAGGTAATTCGGTTTCCAGTCCAGTTGTGGAAATATTCATGGCCAATTACTGCTTCTATATTCATAAAATCTTGATCCGTGGCGGTCTCTCTGTCTGCAAGAACATATTTGGCATTGAAAATATTAAGCCCCTTATTTTCCATGGCCCCCATATTAAAAAAGTCAACTGCCACAATCATATATATGCCAAGGTCATACTCCAAACTAAAGCGGGTTTCGTCCCAGCGCATGGCATGTTTCAAACTCTCCATGGCGTGGTGTGCCCGGTGGAGCATTCCCCGATCAACATAGAGCTCAAGGGCAACCTCTTTCCCACTGGCAGTGACAAAGTAATCGCGTAAGCAGTCGAAATCTCCAGCCACGAGGGCAAAAAGATAGCTTGGCTTGGGAACCGGGTCAACCCACGTGACCCGATGCACTCCTCCCCCCAGATCTTCTTCCTTCACGCGATTTCCATTTGACAAAAGCAGGGGATACTCCTTCTTCGGGGCGGTAATACGCGTGGTAAAACGTGCCAGCACATCGGGACGGTCGGGATAAAAGACAATGCGACGAAACCCTTCAGCTTCACACTGTGTGCAAAACGCCCCCGCAGACTTATACAAGCCCTCAAAGGCGGTGTTATCTGCCGGAGAAATCGTGGTTGTTATCACAAGCTCAAAGGTATCGGGGCAGTTCCGTATCAGAAGACGATCATCGGTGTGCTCAAAATCGTGCCAGGGCGTTCCATTCAAGGTAACCCCTTCCAGCACCACCGATGGATGGCCATGAAGAGTCATATGCGCGGTATTGGGTGTGGTGCGACGAACCTGCAGTACCGCAGACACTCGGGTGGCATGATCGGCAAGCACAATATCAAGGGAAACAGCATCCACATAAAATGCCGGCGGAGTATAGTCAGAACGACGTTGTACAGAGGGTGAACTCATAGCTTCTCTCTCTTATTGATGGTGTAGAGGAATATACACTCTGCATACACCAAGGAAGGAGGCCTGTACCGCAGATGAGCTTTTGCCGTGGTGTCCCTAGGGGGCATCATCCAACTCACCACGAATGGTGTGTTCTCGATCGGGACGGGCGAAGACTCCCGACTGACCTCCAAAAAAACCAGCCCAAGATTTCCGTCAACCGTAAGCTCTTCCCCGGTCTCAACAATATCGGCAACCCGTGCAACACCGGAAACACAGGGAATCCCATACTCCCGGGCAATAATGGCACCGTGAATCAACATTCCCCCGCGTCGCTCCACAATGGCTCCGGCCAGGGGGACAATGAAGGTCATGGCGGGATCAATGGCATCGCATACAAGAATCTCACCGCGCTGAAATCCGCTGAGATCAGCCTGCGTGCGCACAACCCGGCTGACTCCCGTTGCAATACCCGGGCTTGCCGGTTGCCCCTGGAGTTGACGCGCCCGCGCGGTTGAGGCAGAAGACTTTTCATCTGTAAGGGAGGGACTACGCAGCATGTCTTGTTCTTTTTCTGCCTGTGCAAGAAGCGCGGCAAAGTCAGAACGGGGATGCTGCGCATTTCGACGACGAACCTCCTCTTCTGCGAAGCTCACCTGTCGCAAAAGCTGTTCCAAACTGATATTATCATCATCGCGTAGGCGATAACTGGCACGTCCCATGGCAAGATACTCCTCGGCTACGGGCAACTCTTCCGGTGAAAACTGCCTTCGAAAAGCCGCTTCAAGCTCCTGCGCACCTTGAGACTGAGAAACAACCGGCCCAGCCCCCAGCTCCATCATAACCCCCTGGGCCTGATAAACAGAGAGACCTATCTCCTCTGCAATAGCGGCTACTGCAGCGGACGAAACCGCTTCAGGGGTTTCTACCAAGGCGCGAGCAGTCTCCATGAGGCGCTGGTTTCGCGCAACCGCCCGCAGGGAATTACCCCGCAAGAGCTCCATAAATTCAAAGGGATCATCGGGCTGAACCGTGTCTGTATAAAATGCACCGAACAGGCGAATTCCATGCGCCATGGGGATACAGTCACGCCGATACACCTCTTCCCACTCCCTGCGTGCACACAGCCGTTCTGCAAAGGTTTCACAGAGATCTGCATCGGAGAGTTCTGCAGGATCAACCTCCGCAAAGGCTGCCGCTGTCGCTTCAATGGCCGGAAGAATCTCCTCTTCAATACGTCTCTGGAGAGTTTTCAGGTTTTCCATACTGCGATGAAGCCCCAAATACCACTGTCGGTTGTCCTCAGAACGCTGGCGGGTAATAGGGCGGGCCTGGAGCAAAATCAGATCATCTCCACGGATAGTCCACTCACAATCCTGCGGAGCTTCAAAGGTGTCTTCCAGCATCCGCAGGGTCTGAGCAACACGAACACACTCTGCCGAATCGAGCACGGGCGTTGTTTTTTCATGGGGTGAGGTATCCACCACAGCAAGACCCTCACCGCGAGGAACAAGTTTCTGCGTCTTCTCTGCCGCAGTGTAGGCTTCAATTTCCAAGGTGGTCCGGTGCAGACGCCAGCTATCCGGCTCGACGCTCCCGTCAACAAGCCCTTGATTCAAGCCATACACCGCTTCAATCGCCATCTGCTGAGACTCCTCCGGAGCGGTGCTGAAGCCCACGCCGGACACCCGTCCCGCCATAAGCTCCTGCACAACCACGGCCATGCGGCTTTTCTCGACGGAAAGGCCCAGCTCCTGTCGATACAGAAGGGCACGATCCGACCACAAAGACGCCCATACAGTTCGTACTGCCTGAAGCTGTTTTTTTCTCCCCCGCACATGCACCACCGACTCATGGAGCCCCGCAAAGGAGGCCTGGCCGGAATCCTCCCCGGGAGCCGAGGAACGAATCACCAAGGGCCGATCACCAAATAGATCTTCAATCCCTGCACACAGCTGCATCTCAAGAGATTCGGGCAGGGGAGTGGTGAGAAATAAATTACGAATACGAAGAGCCGCATCCCACAGCTCTTCCCAGCGCATTTGGGAAAACTCCTTACGTCCCAGCTCCATGGAAAGCTTTGCCCCAAGACTGGTCTCGGCAAGATACTGTCCATAGACCTGAGCGGGAATCACCGCCGACAGCGGAATGGAAACACCAGCCTTTGAAAGGCGCGCAAGGGAGAGGGCCTTTCCCCCCACCTCGGCATGCTGGTCATGGCGAACTGTATTAATTGGTTGTATGATCAAAATCAAGCTCCATAACATCTTGAAAACGCTGCACTACGGTATATCGATGTACGGTTATTTCACACAGGGCGCATCCCGGTGACTGAACAAATTCCTGTAGATGGGGATGACGCTCCAGAAAAAGCTTTTCCAACGCTTCATAGCGCCCCGGTCCAACTTCACCAGCAACGCCTAAGGCAGTCACAGCTGCAGCGCTCCGAAAATCCTCCACCTGATTAGTTCTGCTGTCAATAAGAAGGGACACCCGCGTATCACCTTGAATATTTGCATATTTTCGCGTTGCCCGATGCGTAGCAAAGAGAATACGGGAAAGATGTTCTGCCCGGGCAAACCCAACAAGACTTGCGTAGGGATGACCGTTCCGACTCGTAGACAAGACACCGAGATATTGTGTTGCAAGTAATTGCGCGATTTTTGTTTCAAGCTCATTCATAACGACTCCTCTCATAGGCCCTCATAGTAATATAGTATGCGACACAGACCACCATCCCCGGCAAATAAAAAGAGGACAATTCAGAGAGACGCAGGCGTCTTTTCATGCACGGGAATAGAAACAGAAGAGAGGTGGACGAACCGTTTTTCCGTATTACGGAAATCTGTCGTCTGAGAAAAGATGTTTGCAGGCCCCGTCCTCTGCTCCTCGCAACAGGGCATACAGGCAGAAAAAACAGCCGATTCCCAGGATGATGTAGAGTGGCGTAAGGGGATCATAGATCCCGGTTTTCCCATAGGCAAGCAGTCCGCCCAGGACAAGAACGAGGGGATAGAGCAGACATTTTACCAGGATGGTACCGGCCATGAGGGCTCCCCATGGA
The nucleotide sequence above comes from Chitinivibrio alkaliphilus ACht1. Encoded proteins:
- a CDS encoding pyridoxamine 5'-phosphate oxidase family protein, with amino-acid sequence MNELETKIAQLLATQYLGVLSTSRNGHPYASLVGFARAEHLSRILFATHRATRKYANIQGDTRVSLLIDSRTNQVEDFRSAAAVTALGVAGEVGPGRYEALEKLFLERHPHLQEFVQSPGCALCEITVHRYTVVQRFQDVMELDFDHTTN
- a CDS encoding PEP/pyruvate-binding domain-containing protein, with amino-acid sequence MIIQPINTVRHDQHAEVGGKALSLARLSKAGVSIPLSAVIPAQVYGQYLAETSLGAKLSMELGRKEFSQMRWEELWDAALRIRNLFLTTPLPESLEMQLCAGIEDLFGDRPLVIRSSAPGEDSGQASFAGLHESVVHVRGRKKQLQAVRTVWASLWSDRALLYRQELGLSVEKSRMAVVVQELMAGRVSGVGFSTAPEESQQMAIEAVYGLNQGLVDGSVEPDSWRLHRTTLEIEAYTAAEKTQKLVPRGEGLAVVDTSPHEKTTPVLDSAECVRVAQTLRMLEDTFEAPQDCEWTIRGDDLILLQARPITRQRSEDNRQWYLGLHRSMENLKTLQRRIEEEILPAIEATAAAFAEVDPAELSDADLCETFAERLCARREWEEVYRRDCIPMAHGIRLFGAFYTDTVQPDDPFEFMELLRGNSLRAVARNQRLMETARALVETPEAVSSAAVAAIAEEIGLSVYQAQGVMMELGAGPVVSQSQGAQELEAAFRRQFSPEELPVAEEYLAMGRASYRLRDDDNISLEQLLRQVSFAEEEVRRRNAQHPRSDFAALLAQAEKEQDMLRSPSLTDEKSSASTARARQLQGQPASPGIATGVSRVVRTQADLSGFQRGEILVCDAIDPAMTFIVPLAGAIVERRGGMLIHGAIIAREYGIPCVSGVARVADIVETGEELTVDGNLGLVFLEVSRESSPVPIENTPFVVSWMMPPRDTTAKAHLRYRPPSLVYAECIFLYTINKREKL
- the pepN gene encoding aminopeptidase N — its product is MSSPSVQRRSDYTPPAFYVDAVSLDIVLADHATRVSAVLQVRRTTPNTAHMTLHGHPSVVLEGVTLNGTPWHDFEHTDDRLLIRNCPDTFELVITTTISPADNTAFEGLYKSAGAFCTQCEAEGFRRIVFYPDRPDVLARFTTRITAPKKEYPLLLSNGNRVKEEDLGGGVHRVTWVDPVPKPSYLFALVAGDFDCLRDYFVTASGKEVALELYVDRGMLHRAHHAMESLKHAMRWDETRFSLEYDLGIYMIVAVDFFNMGAMENKGLNIFNAKYVLADRETATDQDFMNIEAVIGHEYFHNWTGNRITCRDWFELSLKEGLTVFRDQEFSADRGSRAVHRIKNVRMIRSHQFREDAGPMAHPIRPEEVIEMSNFYTVTIYEKGAEVIRMIHTLLGENRFQEGMQTYVRRHDGHAVTCEDFIAAMEAGSGEDLTQFRRWYSQAGTPEVRASYEWDRAQKTLRLTLCQKTPPTADKSPKKPLHIPVNTALFSKTGERIPLVRAQTRQNEVLSLQQATQTWVFEEVDTAPVVSLFRGFSAPVRLIHPLETEDLHVLILHEEDDFSRWDAWQMLLKKEIVAMVSAMQGGKTVQVPPSVCEIAAALVEDQSLDPAFVAEMLTLPAESELAGWFDTVPVEAIHHVRQALRDGVAHGCASVFSARYAALHQDSFEMTTAAMAQRSLRNTLLGYLALVPSGSDQVAQHFAMATSMTDSIGALEAAIFGGCSCRDRLLEEFAHRWSKDGLVMDKWFSLQAVAPAMDTLKRVKELMNHPTFDHTNPNRVRSLIGAFTARNHRCFHAEDGTGYRFLREQIELLNSRNPQVASQLIDPLLQFARYDLPRRTCMVEQLHTLRAMPDISSDIYEKVHKALKSSADS